The Funiculus sociatus GB2-C1 genome includes the window AAACAAGATCCGATGAGAAGGTGAGTAGTTGCACTCCATGCCGAGCGCAACGTTCGGCTAAAACTGCTGGCCCGTCAGCATTTTCGCGCCGGCAAGCATCAGGTTCTAGTTCGGCATCATCTACGCGAACATATCCGGCGGCGTTGACAATTGCCCAAGGCTTCAACTCTGTTAATACAGTATCAACAGAGGCGGGGTTAGCAATATCCATCTCTCGGCGTGTTAAGAGATGGTATGGAATACCCCGAAGGTCACACAGTCGAGCAAAAGCATTTCCTAGCGTCCCGGTTGCTCCTGAGATTAAAAGAGGACGGAGGGATTGTGGATTGTGGATTGTGGATTGTGGATTTTCTCGGAATTGGGAATTAGAAATTTGTGAAGAGGAAGTGTTCTTATCTTCCCAAGTCCCCAGTCCTAAGTACCCAGTCCCTTCTTCGCCAGTTCCCAGTCCCGAATTGCAACTTACTGGAGGATAGAGAAGTCGCTGGGATCGCCACCACCAACCAGGTACATCGAGAAGCGGATGCTCGTATGTCTCACCTTTGGCCAAGTCGCGGATCATTCGGGCAATTGCTGTGGGACGGGGGTGAGGCGATCGCAAGTCGAATACCCCAGGCTCGTAGTGTCCTTCATCCCTAGTCACCAGGCTATTCCAGTCGTAGGAACCCAACAGCGACCAAGCGGTGATGGCACGCAAGTCTACACCTTCGGAACGCACAGTGTTTGCGGCATCCCAAACTTCCTTAAGCCAACGCAACTGCTCTTCACGGGTGCAACCGTGGTGTACTTCGGTGACTGCGATCGCTATTTCGTAGCGTTCCCATACTTCTTTTATGAGTGTACGCGGCCCCGCTATCCCTTCGGTGCAAACCCGCACGGCTTCTACATCTGCGTACTGATCCCGCCCGTTGCTTCCATGTGTCCAACTAGGATAACGGTCAAGGCGCTCATCAAGGAAGCGATCGCTTGTCAAATAATGATTAATGCCCATTATGTCCGGCGGACAGGGATTTTCCAGAAACCACTCCAGATCAGCTTCATCGATCCCCACCACCTTACGCAGATATGACCAAAGGGGATGAGCTTGGTTCAGGCGACCGCACAGCAGATCGAAACTCAGCCAGCGACGCTCATTTTCAAACTCTGCCTGATACGCCATCTTCGGCGTACTGAAAACCTTACACAAGTCTTCCGTTTGCACCAACTTTGCAGCCGGGTTAATTTGACGAATCGCCTGCATCGAAAGAATAACAGCGCGGCACTGCGTCAACAACGCCTGAATGAAAGTGAAAGCATCCCGACCGTGAGGATACCAGTGACCGTATAATCCGCTAAAACGCGCCGTAGTCAAAGGCTCGTTGACAGGCGTGTAATTTTCCACCCAAGGATAACGCTCAGCAACCGCGTGGGCAAACTCTGCCAGTCCAGTCGCAAAGGATGGATCGATCAGGCTAGTATGACGCGGGCCGCTACCGTGGTGAACTAAGCCGACAATCGGATTGATGCCGAGTTCTTGCAAACGTCCCAGTCGCTCATCTGCCCACGACCAATCTGCCTTATCTGGCCCTTCGGGAGCAGTTAGTTCCCACAACACCGGGTAGCGAATCGCAGTCACGCCTAGTTCGGCAAACAAGTTGAGGTCATCCAACCGGGTTCCGTGACCGTTGCGCTCCATCTGGTTGAAATAGCGATCGCCTACGCGATTAACGGTACACTCTAGCCCCGCCCACATCTCCAATTTTGATTTTTGATTTTTGATCTTGGAATCTTGAATTAATTCAGAATTCCTAATTCCTATTTGCCTATTTAATGATGCTTTTGTCATTTTTCACTCCTCATTAATTCGCTGTCGCGTCACAGGTACATTAGGTAATGTCCACAGTTAGTCACAGGTAAGGTGGGCATCACCCACCCTACAGAACAATGACTAATAACCCATGACTAATGACTAATGACTAATGACTGCCTTTCCCGTTACCGTTTGCTGTCACTGTTTCCGTCTGTGGGCGTTGCTCAACAATTTCGTTGAGACTAACATTCTGGGTATAGCCGCTTCTACCTTCTACTGGTTCTAGTTCTAAAGGTAGTTTTGTGCTGATCTTTTCGTGGATCGAGAGAGCTTGAGCGACCACTTGATCCATGTTGTAATACTTGTAAGTCGCTAGCCGCCCCACGAAATGCACACCAGGAGTTGCATCAGCTAGTTCCTTATATTTCTTGTAAACTTCAGCGTTTTCTGGACGCGGTACTGGGTAGTAAGGATCTCCCTCGGCGCGAGGGTACTCGTACACAAGGCTAGTTTTAGGATGCTCTTGTCCTGTCAGATACTTAAACTCTGTTATCCGGGTATATAGCTGCTCGTTGGGATAGTTTACTGTCCCGGTTGGTTGATAGTTTGGCTGGTTGAGGGTTTCGTGCTTGAACTCTAGGGAACGGTAGGGAAGTTTGCCATAGCGGAAATCGAAGTAAGCATCAACTGGCCCGGTGTAAATCATCTCCCGATAGGGCATTATCTGCTGAATTTCCCGATAATCGGTGTTGAGCATGATTTTGATGTTCGGGTGAGACAACATTTTCTCGAACATCCGGGTGTAGCCGTGCAATGGCATTGCCTGATAAGTATCGGTAAAATATCGGTCGTCGCGGTTGGTGCGAGTTGGTACGCGAGCTGTAACTGATTTGTCAAGTTCCGAGGGGTCGAGATCCCATTGCTTGCGGGTGTAACCACGGAAGAACTTTTCATAAAGTTCCCGTCCAACTTTGCTAACAACTACATCCTCCGAAGTGCGGATATATTCTTTCTTTTCCGCAACCGATGCAAAGAACTCTTCAAGTTGAAACGAGGTGAGATTTAGTCCGTAAAGTTTATTTACGGTATCGAGGTTGATGGGAATTGGAACTAATTGACCGTCTACACTAGCTAATACGCGATGTTCGTAAGAACGCCACTCGGTGAAGTTTGAAAGGTACTCGAAAACTTGGCGGGAGTTG containing:
- a CDS encoding family 1 glycosylhydrolase, whose protein sequence is MWAGLECTVNRVGDRYFNQMERNGHGTRLDDLNLFAELGVTAIRYPVLWELTAPEGPDKADWSWADERLGRLQELGINPIVGLVHHGSGPRHTSLIDPSFATGLAEFAHAVAERYPWVENYTPVNEPLTTARFSGLYGHWYPHGRDAFTFIQALLTQCRAVILSMQAIRQINPAAKLVQTEDLCKVFSTPKMAYQAEFENERRWLSFDLLCGRLNQAHPLWSYLRKVVGIDEADLEWFLENPCPPDIMGINHYLTSDRFLDERLDRYPSWTHGSNGRDQYADVEAVRVCTEGIAGPRTLIKEVWERYEIAIAVTEVHHGCTREEQLRWLKEVWDAANTVRSEGVDLRAITAWSLLGSYDWNSLVTRDEGHYEPGVFDLRSPHPRPTAIARMIRDLAKGETYEHPLLDVPGWWWRSQRLLYPPVSCNSGLGTGEEGTGYLGLGTWEDKNTSSSQISNSQFRENPQSTIHNPQSLRPLLISGATGTLGNAFARLCDLRGIPYHLLTRREMDIANPASVDTVLTELKPWAIVNAAGYVRVDDAELEPDACRRENADGPAVLAERCARHGVQLLTFSSDLVFDGVSTSPYVESDSVAPLNVYGRSKGEAEVRVLQALPSALVIRTSAFFGPWDEYNFITVALRTLSAGKPFVAVEDAVISPTYIPDLVNTSLDLLIDGEYGLWHIANSGESSWADLARFAARCARLDAKQVEARPMQALQLLAPRPRYSVLTSERGVLLPSLENAIARYFQECKLPLLA
- the glf gene encoding UDP-galactopyranose mutase, which gives rise to MFDYLIVGAGFAGSVLAERLASQAGKKILIVDKRSHIGGNAYDHYNDEGILVHKYGPHIFHTNSRQVFEYLSNFTEWRSYEHRVLASVDGQLVPIPINLDTVNKLYGLNLTSFQLEEFFASVAEKKEYIRTSEDVVVSKVGRELYEKFFRGYTRKQWDLDPSELDKSVTARVPTRTNRDDRYFTDTYQAMPLHGYTRMFEKMLSHPNIKIMLNTDYREIQQIMPYREMIYTGPVDAYFDFRYGKLPYRSLEFKHETLNQPNYQPTGTVNYPNEQLYTRITEFKYLTGQEHPKTSLVYEYPRAEGDPYYPVPRPENAEVYKKYKELADATPGVHFVGRLATYKYYNMDQVVAQALSIHEKISTKLPLELEPVEGRSGYTQNVSLNEIVEQRPQTETVTANGNGKGSH